A stretch of Mucilaginibacter terrae DNA encodes these proteins:
- a CDS encoding glycoside hydrolase family 28 protein, with protein MKKNKIKHMCSALASAWFLLLHLSAAKATAPDKVYSITSYGAVADGKTDNTKAIQKTMNTASENGGGIVLVPKGNFVTGVLYLRSNVNLHFDKGAALLATTKRADYGPNKASALIVATDVNHVAITGSGTIDGRGEALLEDIYRMLRAGTLKDTEWQTYNPWNQKRPEENNRPHLMDFKNCQDVTVKNITIKNGLCWIQDYRDCRDMVIDSIKVESNTFLNNDGIDLVDCQNVKLSNSFFNVADDGICLKSHNPKSACENIEIYNCRVRSSASAVKFGTASHGGFKKIKIHDIEVYDTYRSAIAIETVDGGLIEDIDVRNINARNTGNAIFIRIGKRNKNAEPGILRRVYIGNVKVQVPAGKPDKGYNMEGPIVRTKHNVFPSSIVGIPGHDVEDVTLENIDISYEGTVSKNYPKFSISNLENIPEVIGDYPEFSMFGDLPAWGFYTRHANGIVFKNVKLSYKKNDLRKAAIFDDVKNLNIGSLNINKTQAIPAVVINNSPEAKVGSVKVAGKASKSVQIIELKIIK; from the coding sequence ATGAAAAAAAACAAGATTAAACACATGTGCAGTGCTTTGGCAAGTGCTTGGTTTTTATTGCTTCATTTAAGTGCCGCCAAAGCAACTGCTCCTGATAAGGTTTACAGCATCACAAGCTACGGTGCTGTTGCCGACGGCAAAACCGATAATACGAAGGCTATTCAAAAAACAATGAACACGGCATCTGAAAACGGTGGTGGGATAGTATTGGTACCTAAAGGTAATTTTGTTACCGGGGTACTTTACCTACGGTCGAACGTAAACCTGCATTTTGATAAAGGTGCAGCTTTGCTGGCCACCACCAAACGGGCAGATTACGGCCCTAACAAGGCATCAGCCCTAATCGTAGCTACTGATGTTAACCACGTTGCCATTACAGGCTCCGGAACTATCGACGGCAGGGGCGAAGCGCTTTTGGAAGATATATATCGTATGCTGCGTGCCGGAACATTAAAAGATACCGAGTGGCAAACTTATAACCCTTGGAATCAAAAGCGCCCTGAAGAGAATAACCGCCCGCACCTGATGGATTTTAAGAATTGCCAGGACGTAACTGTTAAGAATATCACCATAAAAAATGGTTTATGCTGGATACAGGATTACCGCGACTGCCGAGATATGGTGATTGACAGCATAAAAGTAGAAAGCAACACGTTTTTAAATAATGACGGCATAGATTTGGTTGACTGCCAGAATGTAAAACTATCCAACAGCTTTTTTAACGTTGCCGATGATGGTATTTGCTTAAAATCGCATAACCCCAAAAGTGCCTGCGAAAACATTGAAATTTATAACTGCCGGGTACGTTCGAGCGCGAGTGCTGTAAAGTTTGGTACGGCATCACACGGTGGCTTTAAAAAAATTAAGATACACGATATCGAGGTATATGATACTTACCGCTCGGCTATAGCTATTGAAACGGTTGATGGCGGCTTAATTGAAGATATTGATGTTAGAAATATTAATGCCCGGAATACTGGTAACGCCATATTTATACGCATAGGAAAACGCAACAAAAATGCCGAACCAGGCATACTGCGCCGGGTATATATCGGTAATGTAAAAGTGCAGGTGCCCGCTGGTAAGCCCGATAAGGGATACAATATGGAAGGCCCCATCGTTAGAACAAAACACAATGTTTTCCCTTCGTCGATAGTGGGTATACCCGGGCACGACGTAGAGGACGTTACGCTTGAAAACATCGACATCTCTTACGAGGGTACCGTATCTAAAAATTATCCAAAATTCAGCATAAGTAACTTGGAGAACATTCCTGAAGTAATTGGCGATTATCCCGAGTTTTCGATGTTTGGCGATTTACCCGCATGGGGCTTTTACACCAGGCATGCCAATGGTATTGTGTTTAAAAATGTAAAGCTCAGCTATAAAAAAAATGATTTGCGCAAAGCCGCCATTTTCGACGATGTAAAGAACCTGAACATTGGTAGCCTGAACATTAACAAAACACAAGCTATCCCGGCTGTGGTAATTAACAATTCGCCTGAAGCCAAAGTTGGCAGCGTTAAAGTTGCTGGTAAAGCCAGCAAGAGCGTGCAAATAATTGAATTGAAAATAATTAAGTAG
- a CDS encoding sodium:solute symporter family transporter, with protein sequence MSKNNLQTADILVFFIYFIVVSAYGYYIYRKKESTDNPQDFFLAEGSLTWWAIGASLIASNISAEHFIGMSGSGFAMGLAIASYEWMSAATLIIVAWFIIPLYLKNKIFTMPQFLAQRYNDKVSTIMAVFWMLVYVFVNLTSIIYLGAIAVSAISGLSFGFCVVMLCIFSVVVTLGGMKVIGYTDVIQVVVLIAGGLVTTYLALSLLAHEYGFGSDIIKGLSVLKKEAPDHLHMIFDKSSPHYMELPGTSVIIGGMLVNNLAYWGCNQYIVQRALGANLKTARTGILFAAFLKLLVPVIAVLPGIIMYVLHNKGLFQQEMMGIGGKPKPDQAYPTLMNLLPAGLKGVAFAALTAAIVASLAGKANSISTIFSLDIYQKYFNKSASEHKLVLTGRWAVIICMLIAGLVTPALRSLDQVYQFIQEYVGFFSPGVLAIFMLGLFWKRTTAGAAMAAAVLTVPISSILKFLPYWTNGAFPNYPFLDRMSITFVLVVVLMVVISLVKPRQYTSPILLPQRTDFKVSPAFLIMAVIIMGILTALYTVYW encoded by the coding sequence ATGAGTAAGAACAATTTACAAACAGCCGATATTCTGGTTTTTTTTATCTATTTCATTGTCGTATCGGCTTACGGCTATTATATATACCGCAAAAAAGAGAGTACTGATAATCCGCAGGATTTCTTCCTGGCCGAAGGCTCTTTAACCTGGTGGGCCATAGGAGCATCGCTAATTGCATCAAATATTTCTGCCGAGCACTTTATCGGCATGTCGGGTTCGGGTTTTGCCATGGGCCTGGCCATTGCCAGCTACGAGTGGATGTCGGCCGCAACGCTTATCATAGTAGCCTGGTTTATTATTCCCCTGTATCTTAAAAATAAAATATTTACCATGCCCCAGTTTTTGGCGCAACGGTATAATGATAAGGTTAGCACCATTATGGCCGTGTTTTGGATGCTGGTTTATGTGTTTGTAAACCTTACTTCCATCATCTATTTAGGAGCTATCGCGGTTTCGGCCATATCAGGCTTGTCGTTTGGTTTTTGTGTGGTGATGCTTTGCATTTTTTCGGTTGTAGTAACCCTCGGTGGTATGAAGGTTATTGGCTATACCGATGTTATACAGGTTGTAGTACTTATAGCCGGCGGTTTGGTGACAACTTACTTGGCACTCTCATTATTAGCCCATGAATATGGTTTCGGTTCCGATATTATCAAAGGGTTATCTGTACTTAAAAAAGAAGCCCCCGATCACCTGCACATGATATTCGATAAATCGAGCCCCCATTATATGGAGTTGCCCGGTACATCGGTAATTATTGGTGGTATGCTGGTAAACAACCTGGCTTATTGGGGCTGTAACCAATACATAGTACAACGCGCATTGGGCGCTAACCTTAAAACTGCCCGTACCGGTATTTTATTTGCGGCGTTTTTAAAATTACTGGTTCCGGTAATTGCCGTTTTGCCAGGTATTATCATGTATGTTTTGCACAACAAAGGTTTGTTTCAGCAGGAGATGATGGGTATAGGTGGGAAGCCCAAACCCGATCAGGCTTACCCAACTTTAATGAACCTCCTGCCTGCAGGTTTAAAAGGTGTAGCTTTTGCAGCTTTAACAGCAGCAATTGTGGCATCATTGGCGGGTAAAGCCAATAGTATATCTACTATATTTTCGTTAGATATCTATCAAAAATATTTTAACAAATCAGCATCAGAGCATAAGCTGGTTTTAACAGGCCGCTGGGCTGTAATTATATGTATGCTTATTGCAGGATTGGTAACACCGGCACTGCGTTCTTTAGACCAGGTTTACCAATTCATTCAAGAGTATGTAGGCTTCTTTTCGCCGGGTGTACTGGCAATTTTTATGTTGGGCCTGTTTTGGAAACGTACCACTGCAGGCGCTGCTATGGCAGCTGCGGTACTAACTGTGCCTATCTCAAGCATACTAAAGTTTTTGCCTTACTGGACAAACGGAGCATTTCCAAACTATCCGTTTCTTGATCGTATGAGCATAACTTTTGTTTTGGTAGTAGTTTTAATGGTGGTAATAAGCCTGGTTAAACCACGGCAATATACCTCCCCAATTTTACTGCCGCAACGCACCGATTTTAAAGTTTCACCAGCCTTTTTAATTATGGCTGTTATTATAATGGGCATTCTTACCGCTTTGTATACGGTTTACTGGTAA
- a CDS encoding alpha-N-acetylglucosaminidase: MNTHKIGLVLIVALLPLCVQAQKTVEASYALIKRVVPAKASWFVVQQIESKTGKDYFEIECKRGKVVLRGNNGVSIASALYHYLTEYCHCQITWNGTNLNLPLKAPVVPKKVVKNTPYDYRYYLNYCTYNYSMSWWDWKRWEKEIDWMALHGINMPLALTGQEYTWYEVYKGMGFTDKDLSGFFCGPAYFSWFWMGNLDGWGGPLPVSWMTSHRDLQQQVLKRERALGMKPVLQSFTGHVPAAFKTRFPASKLKQTNWTNGFDDTYILDTEDPMFEQIGRKFLEVQTRLYGTDHLYSADTFNENEPPTDDPAYLSALSARVYQAMSKVDPKAVWVMQGWLFYSDRKFWKTPQIKALLEAVPNDHMIMLDLATEIEPVWKRTDAYYGKPWIWNMLHNFGGNISMFGRIEGVAEGPAAALKDPASGKMEGIGLTMEAIEQNPVLYELMTKHTWQTNPINVDQWLEQYILNRYGNKDKHAINAWQVLKRTVYNGKDIRDGAESIITGRPTFDSATVWTKTKLNYKRKDLLPAWHEMIAAIPASSMSDGFGYDLVDVTRQVLANYAGPLQQKWVKAYQQKNMADFKKYSAEYLQLITDMDMLLATRKDFLLGPWLADARSCGTTPAEKDLYEQNARDLITLWGDKNSPLHEYSCRQWSGLLNGFYKVRWQKFFAAAEVSLKADKPLDLALFNKEISEWEWNWVKANNPYPTKTTGQSIPVVQQLYKKYNAVITANL; this comes from the coding sequence ATGAATACACATAAAATAGGTTTGGTTTTAATAGTGGCGTTATTGCCGCTGTGTGTACAGGCCCAAAAAACGGTAGAGGCCTCCTATGCTTTAATTAAACGTGTAGTTCCTGCCAAAGCCAGTTGGTTTGTGGTTCAGCAAATTGAATCAAAAACAGGTAAAGACTATTTTGAAATTGAATGTAAAAGGGGCAAAGTAGTGTTGAGGGGTAACAATGGAGTTTCGATTGCATCGGCTCTTTATCATTATCTTACTGAGTATTGCCACTGCCAGATCACCTGGAACGGCACCAATTTAAACCTGCCGCTTAAAGCACCTGTAGTGCCTAAAAAGGTAGTGAAGAATACACCTTATGATTACCGCTATTACCTCAACTACTGTACCTACAATTACAGCATGAGCTGGTGGGACTGGAAACGCTGGGAAAAAGAAATTGACTGGATGGCCTTGCACGGTATCAACATGCCGTTGGCATTAACCGGGCAGGAGTATACCTGGTACGAAGTTTACAAAGGCATGGGTTTTACTGATAAAGACCTGAGCGGATTTTTTTGCGGCCCGGCTTACTTTTCGTGGTTTTGGATGGGTAATTTAGATGGCTGGGGCGGACCGCTACCGGTAAGCTGGATGACCAGTCACCGTGATTTGCAGCAACAGGTTTTGAAACGTGAGCGTGCTTTAGGCATGAAACCTGTGCTTCAATCGTTTACCGGTCACGTGCCGGCTGCATTTAAAACAAGGTTCCCGGCATCTAAATTAAAGCAAACCAACTGGACTAACGGTTTCGACGATACTTATATTTTAGATACCGAAGACCCGATGTTTGAGCAAATTGGCCGTAAATTCTTAGAGGTGCAAACCCGCCTTTACGGTACCGATCATTTGTACTCGGCCGATACTTTTAACGAAAACGAACCGCCAACTGATGACCCGGCATACTTGTCGGCATTAAGTGCGCGCGTGTACCAGGCCATGAGCAAGGTTGACCCTAAAGCCGTTTGGGTAATGCAGGGTTGGTTGTTTTACAGCGACCGTAAATTCTGGAAAACCCCTCAGATAAAAGCCTTACTCGAAGCCGTTCCGAACGACCACATGATCATGCTTGATCTGGCTACCGAAATTGAACCGGTTTGGAAACGTACCGATGCTTACTACGGCAAGCCATGGATATGGAATATGCTGCACAACTTTGGGGGTAACATCTCCATGTTCGGCAGGATAGAGGGTGTGGCCGAAGGGCCGGCAGCGGCGTTGAAAGACCCTGCATCGGGCAAAATGGAGGGCATTGGCCTTACCATGGAAGCCATTGAGCAAAACCCGGTTTTATATGAGCTAATGACCAAGCACACCTGGCAAACCAACCCGATCAATGTTGACCAATGGCTGGAACAATACATATTAAACCGTTATGGCAATAAAGACAAACATGCAATCAATGCTTGGCAGGTGCTTAAACGTACGGTATATAACGGCAAAGACATCCGCGATGGTGCCGAGTCAATAATAACCGGTAGGCCAACCTTTGATTCTGCCACTGTTTGGACCAAAACCAAGTTGAATTACAAACGTAAAGACCTGCTGCCGGCCTGGCATGAAATGATTGCTGCCATACCTGCAAGCAGTATGAGCGATGGTTTTGGTTATGATTTGGTTGATGTAACTCGCCAGGTATTGGCTAACTATGCCGGTCCGTTACAGCAAAAATGGGTTAAGGCCTATCAGCAAAAAAACATGGCCGACTTTAAAAAGTACAGCGCAGAATATTTGCAGTTGATTACCGATATGGATATGCTGCTGGCCACCCGTAAAGATTTCTTATTAGGCCCCTGGCTTGCCGATGCACGTAGTTGCGGAACCACCCCGGCCGAAAAGGACCTTTACGAACAAAATGCCCGTGACCTTATAACCTTATGGGGCGATAAAAACAGCCCGCTGCATGAGTACTCATGCCGCCAGTGGAGCGGGTTGCTTAACGGTTTTTATAAAGTAAGATGGCAAAAGTTTTTTGCGGCAGCAGAGGTATCTCTTAAAGCTGATAAACCGCTTGACTTAGCTCTCTTTAACAAAGAAATAAGCGAATGGGAGTGGAACTGGGTTAAAGCAAATAATCCGTACCCTACCAAAACAACCGGGCAAAGCATTCCGGTTGTGCAGCAACTGTACAAAAAGTATAACGCCGTAATTACCGCAAACTTATGA
- a CDS encoding acyltransferase family protein, whose product MSNAPATKTQRLVSLDALRGFDMFWIISGEGLFHALAKATKWPAFLWMSAQLHHTDWNGITFYDMIFPLFLFIAGVSMPYSMHRKITDAGCTDAFQLSSAQKKGIYLGMLKRALILVFLGVVVNGLFKFNGYENTRFASVLGRIGLAWFFAGIIYLNFNVKGQVLWFAGLLLGYWAAMMLIPVPGFGAGVLTMAGSLESYVDRLLLPGRLHDGVHDPEGVLSTLPAIGTALLGVFTGQFLKSTNERWTMLKKALVLLAAGIILVALGSLWNITFPINKRLWTSSFVLYVGGFSLLFLAVFYLIIDVAGYRKWAFPFILIGSNSILIYMAAEGMVDFWHTANYLFGGMIQFAAVSWQPVFGALSVIAVQLTLLYILYRNKIFLKI is encoded by the coding sequence ATGAGCAACGCCCCGGCCACCAAAACTCAAAGGCTGGTATCGTTAGATGCCTTGCGGGGTTTTGATATGTTTTGGATCATTAGCGGCGAAGGTCTTTTCCATGCTTTAGCGAAGGCAACTAAATGGCCGGCATTCTTATGGATGTCGGCACAGTTGCATCACACCGACTGGAACGGAATCACGTTTTACGACATGATCTTCCCGCTGTTTTTATTTATAGCAGGGGTAAGCATGCCGTACTCAATGCACCGCAAAATTACAGATGCAGGGTGTACCGATGCCTTCCAATTATCATCGGCTCAAAAAAAAGGCATTTATTTAGGCATGCTTAAACGCGCCTTAATACTGGTGTTTTTAGGTGTGGTAGTAAACGGCTTGTTTAAGTTTAACGGTTATGAAAACACCCGTTTTGCCAGTGTTTTAGGTCGTATTGGTTTAGCATGGTTTTTTGCGGGCATTATTTACTTAAACTTTAATGTAAAAGGACAAGTGCTATGGTTTGCCGGTTTGCTTTTAGGATACTGGGCAGCCATGATGCTTATACCCGTGCCCGGTTTTGGTGCAGGTGTGCTTACCATGGCGGGTAGCCTGGAATCGTATGTTGACCGTTTGTTGCTTCCGGGCAGATTGCATGATGGCGTACACGACCCCGAGGGTGTTTTATCTACCTTACCGGCCATAGGCACCGCTTTGCTGGGTGTATTTACAGGGCAGTTTTTAAAAAGCACCAATGAGCGCTGGACGATGTTGAAAAAAGCCTTGGTCTTATTGGCTGCAGGTATAATTCTGGTGGCTTTGGGTTCATTATGGAACATCACATTCCCCATCAACAAACGCTTGTGGACAAGCTCTTTTGTGTTGTATGTAGGCGGTTTCAGCCTGTTGTTTTTGGCTGTGTTTTACCTGATTATCGATGTTGCCGGTTACCGTAAGTGGGCGTTTCCGTTTATACTTATTGGCAGCAACTCCATCCTCATTTACATGGCAGCCGAGGGTATGGTAGATTTTTGGCACACCGCTAATTATTTATTTGGCGGTATGATACAATTTGCCGCTGTAAGTTGGCAGCCTGTATTTGGTGCCTTATCGGTTATTGCCGTGCAGTTAACGCTGCTTTACATCTTGTACCGGAATAAGATATTTCTCAAAATCTAA
- a CDS encoding RagB/SusD family nutrient uptake outer membrane protein: MKNIFLTIASAACMAVVLSSCHKTDVKVDTQLTPEVFPQTPAQFQAVTGSVYVALRSDYTGAYFFSQSHTTDENLLAVFGPDWIDGNRYMELHRHTWTKDNSGVNAVWYYYTNMIGVANQTLSIFKSAPASAAKSSSVAELKTLRAFAFFMGMDSFGNIPLDTLYGTKELQPQATRAQVFNFIESELKASIPYLKTDVTPATYGLVTRHFAYSLLAKMYLNAAVYTGTQRYNDCIAACDQVIGANKYSVEPMASYLQMFYPTNGATTQKEFIFAIPYDASNSSGNLIFARYNLNRNLGIRYGYSGSTAGGYVNPVINESTGNGLANNRPSGPSMTTAEYYAYFNDANDIRNKQWLTGQQYWQDGSPIMVSTTNVGYNQFYTGPNPTAKFVYPLVLSQLTFRPRTGTNSDYDLGRDEIAWNTGYRNNKFLADYTNTINRNQNNDFPVLRYSDILLMKAEAILRGGNATLGATALSLVNQIRANRTTSPALTTLDLEGLYAERVREMAYEGWHRNDMIRFGKYENTYGLGKNNADTYRRIFPIPTSGFQTNSKLQQNPGYPN; encoded by the coding sequence ATGAAAAATATATTTTTAACTATCGCATCTGCTGCTTGCATGGCTGTAGTTTTATCTTCTTGTCACAAAACAGATGTTAAGGTAGACACACAGCTAACCCCGGAGGTATTTCCGCAAACACCAGCCCAATTCCAGGCTGTAACAGGCTCTGTGTATGTAGCTTTAAGATCTGATTACACAGGCGCATACTTTTTTTCACAAAGCCATACAACGGACGAAAACCTGTTGGCTGTTTTCGGTCCAGACTGGATTGACGGCAACAGATATATGGAGTTACACCGCCATACCTGGACAAAAGATAATTCTGGCGTAAATGCCGTTTGGTACTATTATACTAATATGATAGGCGTTGCCAACCAAACCCTATCGATTTTTAAATCAGCACCTGCAAGTGCGGCAAAATCAAGCAGCGTTGCTGAATTAAAAACCCTTCGTGCATTCGCTTTTTTTATGGGCATGGATAGCTTTGGAAATATACCATTAGATACCTTATATGGAACCAAAGAGTTGCAGCCTCAGGCTACCCGCGCACAGGTTTTTAATTTTATTGAAAGTGAATTAAAAGCCTCTATTCCTTATCTTAAAACTGATGTTACTCCTGCAACTTACGGTTTGGTAACCAGGCATTTTGCTTACTCATTATTAGCAAAAATGTACCTGAATGCAGCAGTTTATACCGGAACTCAACGATATAACGATTGTATTGCAGCTTGTGACCAAGTTATCGGTGCTAACAAATACTCGGTAGAGCCTATGGCTTCGTACCTGCAAATGTTTTACCCTACAAACGGAGCAACAACTCAAAAAGAGTTCATTTTTGCTATACCTTACGATGCATCAAACTCTTCAGGAAATTTGATTTTTGCAAGGTATAACCTTAACCGTAACTTAGGTATACGATATGGTTATTCAGGTTCAACTGCCGGTGGGTATGTTAATCCTGTAATCAACGAAAGCACAGGTAATGGCTTAGCTAATAACAGACCAAGTGGCCCGTCAATGACTACAGCTGAGTACTATGCTTATTTTAATGATGCTAACGATATTCGTAACAAGCAATGGTTAACCGGTCAGCAGTACTGGCAAGATGGTAGCCCGATTATGGTAAGTACTACTAATGTTGGCTACAATCAATTTTACACAGGACCAAATCCCACTGCAAAATTTGTTTATCCGTTGGTGTTAAGTCAATTAACTTTCAGGCCTCGTACAGGTACCAATTCTGATTATGACTTAGGTCGTGATGAGATTGCCTGGAACACAGGTTACCGTAACAATAAATTCCTGGCCGATTACACCAACACCATTAACCGTAATCAGAACAATGATTTTCCAGTGTTACGTTATTCAGACATCCTGTTAATGAAAGCTGAAGCAATTTTACGTGGTGGTAACGCTACTTTAGGCGCAACAGCATTATCATTGGTTAACCAAATCAGAGCTAATCGTACAACATCTCCTGCCTTAACTACTTTAGATTTAGAAGGCCTTTACGCTGAGCGTGTTAGAGAAATGGCTTATGAAGGATGGCACCGTAACGACATGATCAGGTTTGGTAAATATGAAAATACCTACGGTTTAGGTAAAAACAATGCCGATACTTACCGTCGTATATTCCCAATACCAACATCAGGTTTCCAAACCAATTCTAAGTTGCAACAAAACCCCGGATACCCTAATTAA